The nucleotide window CCGGTACTGCACCCCGATGTCGCAGTGCCCGATCCTGGCGCCCGAATGGGACGACCCGCAGGGTGTGCCGATTTCGGGAATCCTGTTCGGTGGCCGTCGCAAGACCACCGTGCCGTTGGTGACCGAGGCGCGTGACTGGCAGCACGGTGTGTTCATCGGTGCCACCCTGGGTAGCGAGCAGACCGCCGCGGCCGAGGGCAAAGTCGGCAACGTGCGCCGCGACCCGATGGCCATGTTGCCGTTCCTTGGCTACAACGTCGGCGACTACTTCCAGCACTGGATCAACCTGGGTAAGAACGCCGACGAGTCCAAGATGCCAAAGGTTTTCTTCGTCAACTGGTTCCGCCGCGGTAACGACGGACGCTTCCTGTGGCCTGGATTCGGCGAGAACAGCCGGGTGCTGAAGTGGATCGTCGACCGCATCGAGCACAAGGCCGGTGGCCGGACCACCCCGATTGGCACCGTTCCTGCGGTCGAGGACCTGGACCTGGAGGGGCTGGACGCCGAACCCGACGACGTTGCCGAGGCGCTGAAAGTCAATGCCGAGGAGTGGCGTGCGGAACTGCCGCTGATCGAGGAGTGGCTGGAATTCGTCGGTGAGAAGCTGCCGACTGGCGTCAAGGACGAGTTCGACGCGCTAAAGGAGCGGTTGGCCGAGGCCGACTAAGGTCGGATCGACCGGCGGGTGTCAGTGCCCGCGTTGTGGCCCGACCGGGTGTCCGTCGTACAGTCGGCCCATGCAGATACGCCAGCATGTCGGCGCTGGCAAGCCGGCTGTCATCCTGCATCCGTCCGGGACGGTAGTCAGTTTCGACGAGCTGGAAGTGCGGGCCAATCGGTTGGCGCACCGGTTTCGTCAGGCGGGCCTGCGCGAGGGCGACGCCGTCGCCATCCTGATGGAAAACAACGAACACATCCACGCGGTGATGTGGGCGGCTCGGCGCAGTGGGCTCTATTACGTGCCGATCAATACCCACCTGACCGCGCCCGAGGCCGCCTACATCGTCGACAACAGCAACGCCAAGGCGATCATCGGTTCCGCGGCCCTGCGAGATACCTGCGCGGGTCTGGCCGAATATCTGCCCGGCGGGCTCCCGGACCTGTTGCTGTTGGCCGGACCCGAGGGACAGTTGCCGGGCTGGGAGGCCTATCCGGGATGTGTTGGGGATCAACCTGATACACCGATAGCCGACGAGCGCGAGGGCGATCTGCTGCAGTACTCGTCGGGAACCACCGGTAGGCCCAAGGGAATCAAACGGGAACTGCAGCATGTCACCCCGGATGCCGCTCAAGGGATGATGTCGGTACTGATCGACATCTGGATGGACCCCGATTCTGTCTATTTGAGTCCCGCCCCGTTGTACCACACCGCGCCGTCGGTGTGGTCGATGAGCGCACAGGCCGGCGGCATCACCACCGTTGTGCTGGAAAAATTCGACGCCGAAGGGGCGCTCGACGCCATCCAGCGCTATCGGGTCACGCACGGACAATTCGTACCAGCCATGTTCACCAGGATGCTGAAACTTCCTGAATCCGTTCGTCAGTCGTATGACATCTCGAGTCTGAAGCGGGTGATGCACGCCGCCGCGCCGTGTCCGGTTGAGATCAAAAAACAGATGATGGACTGGTGGGGACCGATTATCGACGAGTATTACGCGTCCTCGGAAGCCATCGGGTCCACGTTGATCGCCGCCGAGGATTGGCTGGCGCATCCGGGATCGGTCGGCCGCCCGATGCAGGGTGCAGTACACATTGTCGGCGAGGACGGCAACGAACAACCGGCGGGCCAACCGGGAGAGATCTACTTCGAAGGCGGATACTCCTTCGAGTATCTCAACGACCCGTCGAAAACGGCTGCCGCGCACAACAAGAACGGCTGGGTTACGGTCGGCGATATCGGTTACCTTGACGACGAGGGCTATCTGTTCCTGACCGATCGGCGCCACCATATGATCATCTCCGGTGGGGTCAACATCTACCCACAGGAAGCCGAGAATCTCTTGGTGACACACCCCAAGGTGCTCGACGCCGCGGTGTTCGGAATCCCCGACGAGGAGATGGGTCAGCGGGTTATGGCCGCCGTGCAGACCGTAGATCCAGCCGACGCCAGCGAGCCGTTTGCCGACGAATTGCTGTCTTGGCTGCGAGAACGATTGTCGCACTTCAAATGTCCCCAGGTCATTGCGTTCGAGGAGCAATTGCCGCGCACCGACACCGGTAAGCTCTACAAGAACGGACTGGTCGAGAAATATTCGGGATGACTCATGCTCAGGATCGTCGACCTGTCGAGCGCCGCAGACCCCGGTGTCGACGTGCCAGCGGGTTTGATCATCGCACATGGCCCAATATCAGATGAATCCTGGTTGAATGCAGCAACTTTCACGCTAACCGAAGATGCCAGCAACGATCCGCGGGTAGTCACCGTGGACTCGGTGCCCGATGCGCTGGCCGAGCTGAGCCGGCGCTGCCAGCGCTGGCCACAAGCCAGTGCCGTCTGCGGCGACGTGTTGCGCGCCGTGGATCCTACCGGTGCCGTGCTGGCTGGCGTGACGACCGAGTCGTTTGCCTATTCGACGCTGCAAGCAGGGCCCGAGTTCGCGCGCTGGCTCGCCGAGCGTGGACCGGCGCAGGCACCCGACCTGGACGCCGACGGACTGGTGCAGGCCGAACGTGCCGGCTGCACCTTGCATGTCACATTCAATCGGCCACAACGGCACAATGCGTTTTGCACCGCCGCTCGCGCCGCGCTGCTGGAGGCGTTGACCGTTGCGCAGTTGGATCCATCGATCACCGAGGTGGTGCTGGGCGGCAACGGGCCATCATTTTGCAGCGGTGGTGATCTCGCCGAGTTCGGCACCTTCGCCGACCCGGTTAGCGCTCACCTCGCCCGCACCCGGTGCAGCCCGGCTCTTGCGCTTGACGAGCTTACCTCCCGGCTCGGCCGGGCCTGCCGCGCTGAAGTGCACGGTCATGTGCTGGGTAGCGGTTTAGAGATGGCGGCGTTTTGTGGATGGGTTCAGGCTCAACAAGATTCGGTATTCGGGCTGCCGGAGTTAAGTCTCGGGCTGATACCCGGCGCGGGTGGCACAGTCAGCGTCACTCGCCGAATAGGGCGCTGGCGAACGGCATATCTTGTACTCTCCGGTCGAACCATCGATGCCGAAACGGCGTTGGCATGGCGACTGGTCGATGCGATCGAGCCGAACTAGCAGCAAATATGATGATGCCCAAGGCATCACATGAAGGGTCGATGTGTAATCGGCTCAGTAGCCGGAATAGGTGGTGATCGTGGATGGGATGTTGTGATCGACCGACACTGCCACCATGATGATGGCAACGTAGATCACCGCAAAGATCACGCCGAGGATGGCCCCGGTTATTGCGCTGATGATCGCCCACTTCTTGGCGTTGGCGGAGGCGGCCTGCGCCTCGGCGTATCGTCCCTGTGCCCACAGCCCGGAAACTTTGGTGGAGTACACGATCGAAACGATGCCAAACGGCAGGCAACACAACAGCGTGCTCAGAATCGCCCAAACGAGATAGTTGTCCGGCTCCGGTGCATAGCCGGGTTGCTGAGCCGGCCAGCCCGGCTGCTGGCCCTGCCAACCGGGCTGCGGGTTCTGCCACTCTGGGGAACCTCCGTAAGGCCCTGGCGGATAACTCATGAGGACTGCCTTCCCTTGCCTTGCTAGGGTTCCCGCACCGCATTGCTGGCGGGCGAAGTCAGGCAAATATACAGCACGGGCGGTTCGGGCACCGGCTAGATTCCGCCGCGGGCGACCAGCTGTGCGGCGATCACATTGCGCTGTATCTCGTTGGTGCCCTCGCCGACGATCATCAGCGGGGCATCGCGAAAATAGCGCTCTACGTCGTATTCGGTCGAGTAGCCATAGCCGCCATGGATGCGTACGGCGTTGAGGGCAATCTCCATGGCGGCCTCCGAGGCGAACAACTTGGCCATTCCGGCCTCCATGTCGCAGCGCGCCCCGCTGTCGTAGCGCTCGGCGGCGTAGCGGGTGAGTTGGCGGGCCGCGGTGAGTTTGGTTGCCATCTCGGCGAGATAGTGCCCGACGGCTTGGTGTTTCCAGATCGGCTGACCGAAACTCTCGCGTTGCTGCGCGTAGGCAAGCGCATCTTCCAGTGCCGCCGTTGCCACCCCCAGGGCGCGAGCCGCGACCTGGATACGGCCGGTCTCAAGGCCTTTCATCATCTGAGCAAAACCGTTACCCATGCTGCCGCCCAGGACGGCCGACACCGGTACCCGCATGCCATCGAACGACAACTCGCACGCCTCGACGCCCTTGTAGCCCAGCTTGGGTAGGTCGCGCGACACGGTCAGGCCCGGTCCGGGTTCGACCAGCACGATCGATATGCCCTGGTGCTGCGGAATGGCATCCGGATCGGTCTTGCACAGCAAAGCAATTAATCCCGAACGGCGCGCGTTGCTGATCCAGGTCTTGGCACCGTTGATCACCAGGCTGGACCGGTCGGGGCCATCGGGCAGTGCGGTGGTCGACATGTTCTGCAGATCGGAGCCGCCGCCGGGCTCGGTTAGCGCCATCGTTGCGCGCAGCTCGCCGGTAGCCATCGGTGGCAGGTAGGCCTGGCGTTGTTCGGCGGTGCCGAACAACGCCAGCAGCTTGGCCACGACTGTGTGGCCGCCCATCGCACCGGCCAGGCTCATCCAGCCGCGGGCCAGCTCCTGGGTGACCTGTACATAGCAGGGCATCGATACCGGCGATCCGCCGTACTCCTCACCAATGGCCAGGCCATAGATGCCGATGAGCTTCATCTGCTCGATCCATGCCTCGGGATAGGTGTTGGCGTGCTCGACCTCACGCACGGTGGGTTTCACATCGCGGTCTACGAATGCCCGCACCGTGGCGACCAGCATCGCTTCTTCGTTGTTGAGGTCGTGTCGTTTGTTGCTCACCTTTGCGCCCCTCCGTATTGACCCTCGGTTGGACAGCCTGCCAGCATGTGGCGTTGTGCATACCGGGTACGCGGGCATCCGCGAGGGCGGGCCCTACTTCGATGATTTGTTCGTAGGCCAGGTGTTCGACTGGGCGCCGGCGATGACGCTGTCCGCCGGATTGGCGGCGGCCCATCAGGCGATCCTGGGCGACCGGCTGCGACTGGCGCTGGATGCGCCCCTGTGCGCGGCGGTGACCGGTGCGTCCGCCGCGCTGGCGCACCCGGGCCTGGTGTGCAACGTGGCGATCGGCCAGTCGACGTTGGTGACCCAACGGGTTAAGGCGAATCTGTTCTACCGTGGGCTCACCTTTCACCGGTTCCCGGTGATCGGCGACACCATCTACACGCGCACCGAGGTGGTCGGGCTGCGTGCCAACGCGGCCAAACCTGGTCGGGCTCCAACCGGTATGGCGGCGCTGCGGATGACCACTATCGATCAGGCCGATCGGTTGGTGCTCGACTTCTACCGGTGTGCCATGCTGCCGGCCAGCCCCGAGTGGCGTCCCGGTGGGCCCGGCGATGACTTGTCGTCGATCGGCGCAGATGTCGGCCCAGCCGGCGTGGATGCCACCGCCCAATGGGACGCCGACGCATTCCGACGCCGGGTGCCCGGCCCGCACTTTGACACCGGCTTGGCCGGTACCGTCATGCATAGCACCGCAGACCTGGTCGGTAGCGCACCGGAATTGGCCCGACTAACGCTGAACATCGCTGCCACCCATCATGATTCGCGGATCGGCGGTCAACGCCTGGTTTACGGAGGGCACACCATCGGTCTGGCGTTTGCGCAGGCCTGTCGGCTGATGCCCAACCTGGTGACGGTCCTGGGTTGGGAGCACTGCGACCACACCGGTCCGGTGCGCGAGGGTGACACCTTGTATAGCGAGGTGCACGTCGAATCCGCCGGGGCGACCTCCCAGGGCGGGGTGCTGGGATTACGGTCGCTGGTCTACGCGGTCAGCGGCTCACCGGACGAGGCCGACCGGCCGGTGTTGGACTGGCGTTTCAGCGCATTGCAGTTCTAGCAGGCTTCCCTAGGGGGGCGCCTCAGGCCCGCCTCGGTCAAGTGCGACGATCTGCAAATGTTCCTCACCGTCGACACGTCGCGCGGGCCGCGAGCACCATTGGTGGTGTGAGCTCGGTGCCGTCTCCGTGGGCCCCCAAGTGGGGTAGCAGCGGGCTGGCCTACCTGACCGGCCAGCCCGGTGGGCCGCCGGACTTCTCTCGCTGCAACGTGCTCGCCCGCGCCGAAGCGATCGCTGCTGATGCGGCCACTCTGTTGACTGGACGAGCCGGATTACTCGGGCTGGCACGCGCGGGCCGGACGTCACCCGGGGGTGCGAGCCGGTTGCTACCAGCAATGGACGGCTGGTTTGCCGTTACTCTTTCGCGCTCCGAGGACATTGACGCGGTTCCGGCGCTGGTGCAAGTCGATCAGCGCCCCGAAGATCCCTGGCCGGTGCTGCGGCGGTGGGCCACCTCGCGTTCGGTGTCAACGATCGTCGAGCGGGCCGAGTTGCTGGACATTCCCGCGGCGGCTCTCGGTGAAGTTGTCGCCGAACGGCCGCGGACACGTCGCATCGCTTCGCCGGGGTACATGGGCGGCCCGGCCGGCCTGCTGGTCGCCGACCTGTCGTCGATGTGGGCCGGCCCCCTCTGCGGGTACCTGCTGGCCCGGTCCGGAGCAACCGTCGTCAAGGTCGAAAGCCCCCGACGCCCGGACGGGACTCGCGCCGGAAATCGTGGCTTCTTCGACTGGATCAACGGTGAAAAGTTGTCCTACTGCCTAGATTTCGACCAGCAGGCCGGTGAGCTACGAGACCTGTTAGCGGTTGCCGATGTCGTCATCGAGGGATCGCGGCCGGCCGCGCTGGCCCGCCGAGGGTTTGGCCCTGACCATGTCGCCCCGCGTTCTGGACGAATCTGGCTGCGCATCAACGGATATGGCGAGCATTCCGGCCGTCCCGCGTTTGGTGACGATGCGGCGGTGGCCGGTGGCTTGGTCGGCTCGTCCGCGCAAGGACCGGTATTCTGCGGCGACGCGATCGCTGACCCACTGTCCGGGCTGGAGGCGACGCGTGCGGTCAGCGAGTCGCTGCGCCGCGGGGGCGGCGAACTCATCGACGTGTCCATGGCCGCCGTTGCCGCGACGTACGCGGCGCTGCCTGTCGAGACACCGGCCGCGGCCGAGCCGGTTGGGCCGCCGGCGCCGCCGCCACCACCGGCCAGCGCCGCCGCCGAGCTGGGGGCCGACGGTGCCGCAGTGCGTCGCCTTGTCTCTGAAAGGCTCGGTCGAGCATGCTGATTCGGCGGGCCACATTGTTGGACGAGACGATGTGTGATATCCGGGTCGGAGCCCGGATCGACGAGGTCGGCGAAGCCCTGGCCACGTGGCCGGGGGAGGGCGTGCTCGACGCCGCCGGGGGGGCCGTTGTGCCCGGTCTGCATGACCACCACGTGCACCTGCGCTCGGCGGCTTCCGCTCTGGAATCGCTGGCCCTTGGGCCGCCTGGCGTGGTTACCAAAGATCTGTTCGCCCAAGCCCTTTCGCAAGCGGAGCCGGGCGTGGATGGCTGGATTCGCGCCGTCGGCTATCACGAATCGGTGGCCGGACGGCTGGATCGCCATCTCCTCGATGCCGTGGTGCCCGATGTTCCCCTGCGGGTGCAGCACCGCAGCGGAGCGATGTGGTTCCTCAACTCCGCCGCGCTGAGCCAAATTGGGTTGGTTGACCACGTCGACGGTCGGCTGCGCAGCACCGATCCCGGTTGGTCCGATGCACTGCGGCCAGCTGATACCGGCCTTGCGGAGTTGAGCGATCGACTCGCCGCGGTCGGTGTCACCGGGGTCACCGATGCCACCCCCGATGTCGGCGCCGAAGACATGGTCGCGCTGATGGTGGCGCATCGGCGGGGCGAATTCCGGCCGCGGCTACGGTTCTTATCCCCGGGCAAAAAGATCCTGCAGGACGACCGGTTGGATCTGGACGATCTGACCGCGTGGATCTCGTGCCGCCACAACGCAAATCGACCGGTCGCCGTCCACAGCGTCACCGCGGCACAACTGGTGGTGACCATCGCGGCATTGCGTGCCGCCGGCAGCCATCCGCTCGATCGGATCGAGCATGCCGCCGTGGTGCCCGACGACGCCCTGCCCGACCTGGCCGACCTGGGCGTCACAGTGGTGACGCAACCCAACTTCGTTGCCGAGCGTGGCGACCAGTACCTCGCCGAAATCCCGCCGGCCGAGCAGGGTGAACTGTGGCGGGTCGCGTCGTTGTTGAACGCAAATGTTCGCGTTGCATTTTCCACGGACATGCCGTTCGGCCAGGGCGACCCGTGGGCGGCCATGCGCGCGGCAGTGCACCGCACCACACCCAGTGGTGCCGTCCTCAACATCGGCGAATGCGTTTCTGCACAAGCGGCTTTGGCGATGTTCCTGGGGTTCCCAGAAGCACCGGGCCGGCCGCGCGGCATAGCGGCCGGACAGCCGGGCGACCTATGTGTGCTTTCGCAGCCACCCGCGGCGGTGCTGGCCGAGTTGAGTGCCGACATGGTGCGGGCGACCATCATCGGTGGTGAAATTGTTTACAACGCACAATGACTCGCCGGCATGTGATAAATCAGCGAAGCGGTGCCCAGGGGCCTTGGCGACCAGCGTGGGTGGGTGGATCACCGGGCAGATCACCGGCCAGCGGGAGCTCGGCAAACCACAGCTGTGACCGGAGCCCGCGATACCGGCATGCCCTCCGCGCGTGTCCGGCGCTGATCCAACTGCCGAATGTTCGATTATTGCCTAACCCACGCGGCGTGTCAGCCGATCCCCGAGTTCCGCCGCAACGTGGCGCTTGCTGAACCATTTGACCTCTTGCGGACGTGCCTCTTGGCAGGCTTTGGTGTAGACGATTGACGATCGGGGTACCGAGGGACTTGCTGGCGCGCTTGGATAGTGCCAGCGTGGTAGCCGGGCGTGGACCTGGTCGGGCACGATGCAAGGGGCGTGGAATGCTGGGGCATCTGTACGATCGGGCACTTAGCGGTGAGCGATGCTGGCTCCGTCATGACGACGGTGAGTTGCGTCTGTTACCGACGCACCGTTGGCTGGCCGACCGAGCGTCCCGGCAGGTTTCCGCCTCGGATTCCTCCAGCGATGAGATCTTCGACGAGGCGGTGGCGCAGAGGTGCAGCGGCCCGACCATCGAGCTGGGCTGCGGGCCCGGACGGCTGATCGCACGATTGGTGCAGCGGGGGATCCCGGCGCTGGGCATCGACCGATCTGCGGCCGCCATCCGGCTGGCCGGCCGCGGGGGTGCCCCGGCCATGCTGGGTGACGTCTTCGAACCGTTGCCCGGCATGGGCTGCTGGCAGACGGTCCTGTTGATCGACGGAAATGTGGGGCTCGGCGGAGACCCGCTTAGGATTCTGGGCCGCGCCGCCGAGCTACTGTCTCCCGGTGGGCGTTGCGTGGCCGAGTTCGACACCCAGACCATCGGTATTCACGCCCGCTGGGTTCGGCTGGAGTCGGCGTGCGATGTCGGCCCGTGGTTTCGGTGGGCCTCGGTCGGGGTGGACAGCGCGGCCCTGCTGGCCGCGCAGGTAGGTCTCACACTGACCAGCGTTGAATTGGTCGGTGGCCGGGTCATCGCGGATCTGGTGGCCCTATGAGCGAGCACGAGGTGCCAGACCCCGAAGAGGGCGAACAAGATAACGGCTACGGGTTCCCCGCTCGGCTATGGCGGACGCTGGAAGGGCATCCGCCGCCGGGAGTGCAGCGGTTGGCTCGGTTTCGAAGCCCGCTGCGCGGCCCGTGGCTGACATCGGTGTTCGGCCTGGTGCTGTTGGTGACACTGCCGATCGTGACCCTGACTGGACTGCTGTCCTACGTGGCCTACGCGCCGCAGTTCGGTCAGGCCATTCCCGGCGATGTCGGCTGGCTGCGACTGCCCAGCTTCGCCTGGCCCACCCGCCCGTCGTGGCTTTATCGTTTGACCCAGGGCGTGCATGTGGGGCTGGGCCTGGTGATCATCCCGGTGGTGCTGGCCAAGCTTTGGTCGGTGATTCCGAAATTGTTCGTCTGGCCACCCGCTCGTTCGATCGCCCAGCTGCTTGAGCGGCTGTCGCTGTTGATGCTGGTCGGTGGGGTGT belongs to Mycobacterium basiliense and includes:
- the fadD4 gene encoding fatty-acid--CoA ligase FadD4; the protein is MQIRQHVGAGKPAVILHPSGTVVSFDELEVRANRLAHRFRQAGLREGDAVAILMENNEHIHAVMWAARRSGLYYVPINTHLTAPEAAYIVDNSNAKAIIGSAALRDTCAGLAEYLPGGLPDLLLLAGPEGQLPGWEAYPGCVGDQPDTPIADEREGDLLQYSSGTTGRPKGIKRELQHVTPDAAQGMMSVLIDIWMDPDSVYLSPAPLYHTAPSVWSMSAQAGGITTVVLEKFDAEGALDAIQRYRVTHGQFVPAMFTRMLKLPESVRQSYDISSLKRVMHAAAPCPVEIKKQMMDWWGPIIDEYYASSEAIGSTLIAAEDWLAHPGSVGRPMQGAVHIVGEDGNEQPAGQPGEIYFEGGYSFEYLNDPSKTAAAHNKNGWVTVGDIGYLDDEGYLFLTDRRHHMIISGGVNIYPQEAENLLVTHPKVLDAAVFGIPDEEMGQRVMAAVQTVDPADASEPFADELLSWLRERLSHFKCPQVIAFEEQLPRTDTGKLYKNGLVEKYSG
- a CDS encoding enoyl-CoA hydratase/isomerase family protein codes for the protein MLRIVDLSSAADPGVDVPAGLIIAHGPISDESWLNAATFTLTEDASNDPRVVTVDSVPDALAELSRRCQRWPQASAVCGDVLRAVDPTGAVLAGVTTESFAYSTLQAGPEFARWLAERGPAQAPDLDADGLVQAERAGCTLHVTFNRPQRHNAFCTAARAALLEALTVAQLDPSITEVVLGGNGPSFCSGGDLAEFGTFADPVSAHLARTRCSPALALDELTSRLGRACRAEVHGHVLGSGLEMAAFCGWVQAQQDSVFGLPELSLGLIPGAGGTVSVTRRIGRWRTAYLVLSGRTIDAETALAWRLVDAIEPN
- a CDS encoding CD225/dispanin family protein → MSYPPGPYGGSPEWQNPQPGWQGQQPGWPAQQPGYAPEPDNYLVWAILSTLLCCLPFGIVSIVYSTKVSGLWAQGRYAEAQAASANAKKWAIISAITGAILGVIFAVIYVAIIMVAVSVDHNIPSTITTYSGY
- a CDS encoding acyl-CoA dehydrogenase family protein gives rise to the protein MLVATVRAFVDRDVKPTVREVEHANTYPEAWIEQMKLIGIYGLAIGEEYGGSPVSMPCYVQVTQELARGWMSLAGAMGGHTVVAKLLALFGTAEQRQAYLPPMATGELRATMALTEPGGGSDLQNMSTTALPDGPDRSSLVINGAKTWISNARRSGLIALLCKTDPDAIPQHQGISIVLVEPGPGLTVSRDLPKLGYKGVEACELSFDGMRVPVSAVLGGSMGNGFAQMMKGLETGRIQVAARALGVATAALEDALAYAQQRESFGQPIWKHQAVGHYLAEMATKLTAARQLTRYAAERYDSGARCDMEAGMAKLFASEAAMEIALNAVRIHGGYGYSTEYDVERYFRDAPLMIVGEGTNEIQRNVIAAQLVARGGI
- a CDS encoding MaoC family dehydratase; this translates as MHTGYAGIREGGPYFDDLFVGQVFDWAPAMTLSAGLAAAHQAILGDRLRLALDAPLCAAVTGASAALAHPGLVCNVAIGQSTLVTQRVKANLFYRGLTFHRFPVIGDTIYTRTEVVGLRANAAKPGRAPTGMAALRMTTIDQADRLVLDFYRCAMLPASPEWRPGGPGDDLSSIGADVGPAGVDATAQWDADAFRRRVPGPHFDTGLAGTVMHSTADLVGSAPELARLTLNIAATHHDSRIGGQRLVYGGHTIGLAFAQACRLMPNLVTVLGWEHCDHTGPVREGDTLYSEVHVESAGATSQGGVLGLRSLVYAVSGSPDEADRPVLDWRFSALQF
- a CDS encoding CoA transferase, translated to MGGVSSVPSPWAPKWGSSGLAYLTGQPGGPPDFSRCNVLARAEAIAADAATLLTGRAGLLGLARAGRTSPGGASRLLPAMDGWFAVTLSRSEDIDAVPALVQVDQRPEDPWPVLRRWATSRSVSTIVERAELLDIPAAALGEVVAERPRTRRIASPGYMGGPAGLLVADLSSMWAGPLCGYLLARSGATVVKVESPRRPDGTRAGNRGFFDWINGEKLSYCLDFDQQAGELRDLLAVADVVIEGSRPAALARRGFGPDHVAPRSGRIWLRINGYGEHSGRPAFGDDAAVAGGLVGSSAQGPVFCGDAIADPLSGLEATRAVSESLRRGGGELIDVSMAAVAATYAALPVETPAAAEPVGPPAPPPPPASAAAELGADGAAVRRLVSERLGRAC
- a CDS encoding amidohydrolase family protein, which gives rise to MLIRRATLLDETMCDIRVGARIDEVGEALATWPGEGVLDAAGGAVVPGLHDHHVHLRSAASALESLALGPPGVVTKDLFAQALSQAEPGVDGWIRAVGYHESVAGRLDRHLLDAVVPDVPLRVQHRSGAMWFLNSAALSQIGLVDHVDGRLRSTDPGWSDALRPADTGLAELSDRLAAVGVTGVTDATPDVGAEDMVALMVAHRRGEFRPRLRFLSPGKKILQDDRLDLDDLTAWISCRHNANRPVAVHSVTAAQLVVTIAALRAAGSHPLDRIEHAAVVPDDALPDLADLGVTVVTQPNFVAERGDQYLAEIPPAEQGELWRVASLLNANVRVAFSTDMPFGQGDPWAAMRAAVHRTTPSGAVLNIGECVSAQAALAMFLGFPEAPGRPRGIAAGQPGDLCVLSQPPAAVLAELSADMVRATIIGGEIVYNAQ
- a CDS encoding class I SAM-dependent methyltransferase; amino-acid sequence: MLGHLYDRALSGERCWLRHDDGELRLLPTHRWLADRASRQVSASDSSSDEIFDEAVAQRCSGPTIELGCGPGRLIARLVQRGIPALGIDRSAAAIRLAGRGGAPAMLGDVFEPLPGMGCWQTVLLIDGNVGLGGDPLRILGRAAELLSPGGRCVAEFDTQTIGIHARWVRLESACDVGPWFRWASVGVDSAALLAAQVGLTLTSVELVGGRVIADLVAL